Proteins from a single region of Ensifer adhaerens:
- a CDS encoding ABC transporter permease codes for MPFVLACLFLLCLLPLFSLAKAGFAGLVSGQSIGVLTEPATFAAIRNTLITATGGMVVSVVIGALFAFSVTLTDVRGKLALSFAFMLPMMIPPQVTALAWVEMTGPASPLLKTLGIAPPLGSPQPLYSLAGISLLLGVQHAPLVFLALKAGLSASPRDGVEAARLAGATPFRVFCDIIAPLSLPGLIAGAAIAFVSGVGNFGIPAILGIPAGIEVLPTLIYTRLASFGAGTFGEIALLSSLIAVIAAAGLVLQQRALAGRDYRIIGLSGANAAFSLGRLRSVVELVLVVILFVVLVAPLTALVASSLVPAYGVPLNLQTVSLRAYEEILFRQAMTLKALGNSMFLATSAALGLLAVSVPAAYLMTRRKGVLANTLGILIEIPYALPGIVLAVAFILTFAAPLPVLNVSLYGTIWIILIAYFSSFLAVSLKPVMSAFLQMDPSLEEAARLSGAGFLRRMRDVILPLVAPAAGAAIILVFLIAANELTVSALLWSASTQTLGVAIFNLDDSGSSDLAAALSVLVVVMVVLLMAALEALAKHLPEGVLPWRN; via the coding sequence ATGCCCTTCGTTCTCGCCTGCCTGTTTCTGCTCTGCCTGCTGCCGCTCTTCAGCCTGGCAAAGGCCGGTTTCGCCGGGCTCGTTTCCGGCCAGTCGATCGGCGTGCTCACCGAGCCCGCGACCTTTGCGGCGATCCGCAATACGCTGATAACCGCGACCGGCGGCATGGTCGTCTCCGTCGTCATCGGCGCGCTCTTTGCCTTCTCGGTGACGCTGACGGATGTGCGCGGCAAGCTGGCTTTAAGCTTTGCCTTCATGCTGCCGATGATGATCCCGCCGCAGGTGACGGCACTTGCCTGGGTGGAGATGACCGGGCCGGCAAGTCCGCTTCTAAAGACGCTCGGGATCGCGCCGCCGCTCGGCAGTCCACAGCCGCTCTATTCGCTCGCGGGCATTTCGCTGCTTCTCGGCGTGCAGCACGCGCCGCTCGTCTTTCTGGCGCTGAAAGCGGGGCTCTCGGCCTCGCCGCGCGACGGTGTGGAGGCGGCTCGGCTTGCCGGTGCCACGCCTTTCCGGGTCTTTTGCGATATCATCGCGCCGCTGTCGCTGCCGGGGCTGATTGCAGGTGCCGCGATCGCGTTTGTTTCCGGCGTCGGCAATTTCGGCATTCCGGCGATCCTCGGCATTCCCGCGGGGATCGAGGTGCTGCCGACCCTGATCTACACCCGGCTCGCAAGCTTCGGCGCCGGAACCTTCGGCGAGATCGCGCTTCTTTCCAGCCTCATTGCCGTGATTGCCGCCGCGGGCTTGGTCCTGCAGCAGCGGGCGCTTGCGGGGAGGGATTACCGCATCATCGGGCTCTCAGGCGCGAATGCCGCCTTTTCGCTCGGGCGCTTGCGTTCGGTCGTCGAACTGGTGCTGGTGGTGATCCTGTTCGTCGTGCTGGTGGCGCCGCTCACAGCCCTCGTCGCAAGCTCGCTGGTGCCGGCCTATGGCGTGCCGCTCAACCTTCAGACCGTGTCGCTTCGCGCTTACGAAGAGATCCTCTTTCGCCAGGCCATGACGCTGAAGGCGCTTGGCAATTCGATGTTCCTTGCCACCTCGGCCGCGCTCGGCTTGCTCGCCGTTTCGGTGCCGGCCGCCTACCTGATGACCCGACGCAAGGGCGTGCTTGCCAATACGCTCGGCATCCTCATCGAGATCCCCTATGCGCTGCCCGGTATCGTGCTTGCCGTCGCCTTCATCCTGACCTTCGCAGCGCCGCTGCCGGTGCTCAACGTCTCGCTCTACGGCACGATCTGGATCATCCTGATCGCCTATTTCTCGTCGTTTCTCGCTGTCAGCCTGAAGCCGGTCATGAGTGCCTTCCTGCAGATGGACCCTTCGCTCGAGGAGGCCGCGCGTCTCTCGGGTGCCGGTTTTCTGAGACGAATGCGCGATGTAATCCTGCCGCTGGTGGCTCCCGCGGCAGGGGCTGCGATCATCCTCGTGTTCCTGATTGCCGCCAACGAGCTGACGGTCTCGGCGCTGCTTTGGTCGGCCAGCACCCAGACGCTCGGCGT
- a CDS encoding ABC transporter substrate-binding protein, with protein sequence MKSFVSVLAGAVLAGLLSTAAYAENLVLYTSQPNEDAQATVDAFEAANPGIEVEWVREGTTKIMAKLMAEIEAGNPVADVLLIADTVTMQRLKEAGHLANYTSPEAANYDASLYDADGAYYSTKMITTGIVYNTSAAMKPEGWQDLTKPDAKGLVTMPSPLTSGAALIHAQTLTGIDGLGWDYYKALAENGAMAAGGNGGVLKAVATGEKAYGMLVDFMAIREKAKGAPVEFVFPAEGVSAVTEPVGILKTAKNADAAKKFVDFLLSEEGQKVAVKMGYIPARNGVALPEGYPARETIKVLPVNATEAVKNSDADLKTFSGIFGTN encoded by the coding sequence ATGAAGTCCTTTGTCTCTGTGCTTGCCGGCGCTGTCCTCGCAGGCCTGCTTTCGACCGCCGCCTACGCTGAAAACCTGGTACTCTATACCAGCCAGCCGAACGAGGACGCGCAGGCGACCGTCGATGCGTTTGAGGCGGCCAATCCCGGCATCGAGGTCGAATGGGTGCGCGAGGGCACGACGAAGATCATGGCCAAGCTGATGGCCGAGATCGAGGCCGGCAATCCGGTTGCCGACGTGCTATTGATTGCCGACACCGTGACGATGCAGCGGCTGAAGGAAGCAGGCCATCTGGCAAACTACACGTCGCCGGAAGCGGCAAACTACGACGCCTCGCTCTATGATGCCGACGGCGCCTATTATTCCACCAAGATGATCACGACCGGCATCGTCTACAACACCTCGGCCGCCATGAAGCCTGAAGGTTGGCAGGATCTGACAAAGCCGGACGCCAAGGGTCTCGTGACCATGCCGAGCCCGCTGACCTCGGGTGCCGCTCTCATCCACGCGCAAACGCTGACCGGCATCGATGGTCTCGGCTGGGACTATTACAAGGCGCTCGCCGAAAATGGTGCGATGGCGGCCGGCGGCAATGGTGGCGTGCTGAAGGCGGTCGCAACCGGCGAAAAGGCCTATGGCATGTTGGTCGACTTCATGGCGATCCGCGAGAAGGCCAAGGGCGCACCGGTGGAGTTCGTCTTCCCGGCCGAGGGCGTTTCTGCGGTGACCGAACCGGTCGGTATCCTGAAGACCGCGAAGAACGCCGATGCGGCGAAGAAGTTCGTCGACTTCCTGCTGTCGGAGGAAGGCCAGAAGGTGGCGGTGAAGATGGGCTATATTCCGGCCCGCAACGGCGTGGCTCTGCCCGAGGGCTATCCGGCGCGCGAGACCATCAAGGTGCTGCCGGTCAATGCCACCGAAGCGGTGAAGAATTCCGACGCCGATCTGAAAACCTTCTCCGGCATCTTCGGCACGAACTGA
- a CDS encoding carboxymuconolactone decarboxylase family protein: protein MTAKVDLFAAAPALMKNWMGTSVAVAASLDQTIIELVKIRASQINGCANCINMHTQEARAKGETEQRIYLLSAWREAPCYSDRERAALGWTESLTRLSEGHTHEQAYAALKDHFTEEEQVKLTLMINVINGWNRLAVGFGLWIDPAAAKAAQAAA, encoded by the coding sequence ATGACTGCCAAGGTTGATCTCTTTGCCGCCGCTCCCGCCCTGATGAAGAACTGGATGGGCACCTCCGTCGCCGTTGCCGCAAGCCTCGATCAGACCATCATCGAACTCGTGAAGATCCGCGCCTCGCAGATCAACGGCTGCGCCAACTGCATCAACATGCACACCCAGGAAGCCCGCGCCAAGGGCGAGACCGAGCAGCGCATCTATCTGCTTTCGGCCTGGCGCGAAGCCCCCTGCTATTCCGATCGCGAGCGCGCCGCGCTAGGCTGGACCGAATCCCTGACCCGGCTTTCGGAAGGCCACACCCACGAGCAAGCCTATGCGGCGCTGAAGGATCATTTCACCGAGGAGGAACAGGTGAAGCTCACGCTGATGATCAACGTCATCAACGGCTGGAACCGTCTCGCCGTCGGCTTCGGCCTGTGGATCGACCCGGCCGCCGCCAAGGCCGCGCAGGCCGCCGCCTGA
- a CDS encoding sigma-70 family RNA polymerase sigma factor, with protein MATSTNEDAAAAFDPLRPKLIRVAYRMLGSVADAEDMVQEAFIRWMGADRSAVREPEAFLRRTVTRLCLDQLKSARLKRETYVGPWLPDPVVEEEPEDDVTLPLMLALERLSPLERAAFLLHDVFGLSFDEVAATIERDAAACRQLAARARTHVREERPRFEIEQQRGLELANAFFAASRSGDMKTLGAMLAADVSVHSDGGGKRPAAMQPILGYEAVMKVHAQLAALFAKHGSTLVRAGFVNGLPGFVTREADGELQTTALEIDDGKVVAIYVVRNPDKLTHLH; from the coding sequence ATGGCGACAAGCACCAACGAGGACGCAGCGGCGGCTTTCGATCCGCTGCGTCCGAAGCTGATCCGCGTCGCCTACCGCATGCTCGGCTCGGTCGCCGATGCGGAGGACATGGTGCAGGAGGCCTTCATCCGCTGGATGGGGGCCGACCGCTCCGCCGTGCGCGAGCCCGAGGCCTTCCTGCGCCGCACCGTCACCAGGCTCTGCCTCGACCAGCTGAAATCCGCGCGCCTCAAGCGCGAGACCTATGTCGGCCCCTGGCTTCCCGACCCCGTCGTCGAGGAGGAACCGGAGGATGACGTCACCCTCCCCCTGATGCTCGCACTCGAACGGCTGTCACCGCTGGAGCGCGCCGCCTTCCTGCTGCACGACGTCTTCGGCCTGAGTTTCGACGAAGTCGCAGCGACGATCGAGCGCGACGCCGCCGCCTGCCGCCAGCTTGCGGCCCGCGCCCGCACCCATGTGCGCGAGGAGCGCCCCCGCTTTGAGATCGAGCAGCAGCGCGGCCTGGAACTCGCCAACGCCTTCTTCGCCGCATCGAGAAGCGGCGACATGAAAACGCTCGGCGCCATGCTCGCCGCCGATGTCAGCGTGCATTCCGACGGCGGCGGCAAGCGCCCGGCCGCCATGCAGCCGATCCTCGGCTACGAGGCCGTCATGAAGGTCCACGCGCAACTGGCGGCGCTCTTTGCCAAACACGGATCGACACTGGTGCGCGCCGGCTTCGTCAACGGCCTCCCCGGCTTCGTGACCCGCGAAGCCGATGGCGAGCTGCAGACGACGGCGCTTGAGATCGACGACGGCAAGGTGGTGGCGATCTACGTGGTACGCAACCCGGACAAGCTCACGCATCTGCATTAG
- a CDS encoding RidA family protein, translating into MTRDAIFPANRHALYEAHGYSAAIRSQDLLFVSGQVGSREDGSPEPDFARQVERAFANLEATLKAAGCTYDDIVDVTTFHTDPENQFETIMAIKNRIFPEKPYPNWTAIGVNWLAGFDFEIKVIARIPVGAGAEQAA; encoded by the coding sequence ATGACACGCGATGCAATCTTTCCCGCAAACAGGCATGCGCTTTACGAGGCCCACGGCTATTCGGCGGCGATCCGCTCTCAGGATCTGCTGTTCGTTTCCGGCCAGGTTGGCAGCCGCGAGGACGGATCGCCCGAACCGGACTTCGCCCGCCAGGTCGAGCGCGCCTTCGCCAATCTCGAGGCAACACTGAAGGCGGCCGGCTGCACTTACGACGACATCGTCGATGTCACCACCTTCCACACCGATCCGGAAAACCAGTTCGAAACGATCATGGCGATCAAGAACCGGATCTTCCCGGAAAAACCCTACCCGAACTGGACCGCGATCGGCGTCAACTGGCTCGCCGGTTTTGATTTCGAGATCAAGGTGATCGCGCGGATTCCGGTGGGTGCCGGGGCCGAGCAAGCGGCCTGA
- a CDS encoding TetR/AcrR family transcriptional regulator, translated as MARTRQETMEENRVKLIAAGRKAFAEKGYAAASMDELTADVGLTRGALYHNFGDKRGLLAAVVTEIDGEMAARAKAIGGGSSGDAWQGMLAEGAAYIEMALDPEVQRIVLLDGPAVLGDPSKWPSQNSCLQATQRSVEKLLEEGVLKPVDAEAAARLLSGAALNAALWVAASDNPNDVLPKAIDAFQTLASGLLAEH; from the coding sequence ATGGCCAGAACGCGTCAGGAAACGATGGAAGAAAACCGCGTGAAGCTGATTGCGGCGGGCCGCAAGGCCTTTGCCGAAAAGGGCTACGCCGCCGCTTCCATGGATGAACTCACCGCCGATGTCGGCCTGACGCGCGGCGCGCTCTACCATAATTTCGGCGACAAGCGCGGGCTGCTTGCCGCCGTGGTCACCGAAATCGACGGCGAGATGGCTGCGCGCGCCAAGGCGATCGGCGGCGGCAGCAGCGGCGACGCCTGGCAAGGCATGCTTGCCGAAGGGGCCGCCTATATCGAAATGGCGCTCGATCCCGAGGTCCAGCGCATCGTGCTGCTCGATGGACCGGCCGTGCTCGGCGATCCCTCGAAATGGCCGAGCCAGAACAGTTGCCTTCAGGCGACGCAGCGCTCGGTGGAAAAGTTGCTGGAGGAAGGCGTGCTGAAGCCGGTCGACGCAGAGGCAGCCGCCAGGCTCTTGAGCGGTGCAGCACTCAACGCCGCCCTCTGGGTCGCCGCCAGCGACAACCCCAACGATGTGCTGCCAAAGGCGATCGATGCCTTCCAGACCCTGGCGTCGGGCCTGTTGGCGGAACATTGA
- a CDS encoding adenylate/guanylate cyclase domain-containing protein, whose protein sequence is MQWSRPLRVHLSVLVVALLLSTAMPIIWMAFSQGRDAAVLAGAKHMREMSFRLIEGYRNALEGGHEAVGLASTVPQLIPAPPAELTEKQQFFLEVLRSVSNATSIYAGYPDGSYLQLINTGRDYVRQSLSAPAEANFAIRTITPRQGSQALSTLQFLDRETRPIGEPKSEPTSFDPRQRPWYQTALQSGEPVSVGPFVTGTLKVPTLALAAPMKDDHAVVVGVNIHLQTVSRLLDPREISPRARSFIIGEGDVLVAHSDPSIMGRILGTWSGGRAIDTGSLDPGVEAVARLRKDPRYANGGLAELDLGGESYLAQVAPVSVDGLFGGSSVAIVVPLDDLVAQANRLLVRNLVIAAGFLVAGVLGSLMLSRVVSQKLYRLADEARRIGDLNFAGKGVAHSWITEINTLGGALAASRRAIVQFALYVPREVVRRIIDPEGGAVVKGRRQEVTALFTDIRDFTTISEQHSPEDVVNILSAYFELLNAIAEEHGGTVVQYLGDSIFVVWNAPVEDLRHVENGCHCALAMKAGVDRLNASNREAGRPELFTRFGLHTGPAVVGSIGAVSRQQYTAMGDTINVASRLEGLNKEYNTSILVSGDVHQAVADRFDFRAIGLVQVKGRAAKIDLWELVRERAG, encoded by the coding sequence GTGCAGTGGTCCAGGCCCCTCAGAGTGCATCTCAGCGTTCTCGTCGTGGCGCTGCTTCTCAGCACGGCGATGCCGATCATCTGGATGGCGTTCAGCCAGGGCCGGGATGCGGCGGTTCTGGCCGGCGCCAAGCACATGCGCGAGATGAGCTTCCGGCTGATCGAGGGCTATAGAAACGCGCTCGAAGGCGGGCACGAGGCCGTGGGGCTCGCATCGACGGTGCCCCAGCTCATTCCCGCGCCGCCCGCGGAGCTGACGGAAAAACAGCAATTCTTCCTGGAGGTGCTGCGCAGCGTGTCCAACGCGACGAGCATCTATGCCGGCTATCCCGATGGTTCCTACCTGCAACTCATCAATACCGGCAGGGATTATGTCCGCCAGAGCCTTTCAGCGCCGGCAGAGGCGAACTTTGCCATCAGGACGATCACGCCGAGGCAGGGTTCGCAGGCGCTGTCGACCCTTCAGTTCCTGGACCGCGAGACAAGGCCGATCGGCGAGCCGAAGTCCGAGCCGACATCCTTCGATCCGCGCCAGCGGCCGTGGTATCAGACCGCTCTACAAAGCGGCGAGCCGGTCTCCGTCGGCCCCTTCGTCACGGGAACGCTCAAGGTTCCGACGCTCGCCTTGGCCGCGCCGATGAAGGACGACCACGCGGTGGTGGTCGGCGTCAACATCCACCTGCAGACCGTCAGCCGGCTGCTCGATCCGCGGGAGATCTCGCCGCGCGCCCGGTCCTTCATCATCGGCGAAGGCGATGTGCTGGTTGCCCATTCCGATCCGTCGATCATGGGCCGGATCCTCGGGACATGGTCTGGCGGTCGCGCCATCGACACAGGCAGCCTGGACCCGGGCGTAGAGGCCGTGGCGCGCCTGCGAAAGGATCCACGCTACGCCAATGGTGGCCTTGCCGAGCTTGATCTTGGCGGCGAGAGCTATCTGGCGCAGGTCGCCCCGGTCAGTGTCGACGGGCTGTTCGGGGGAAGCTCGGTCGCGATCGTCGTGCCGCTCGACGATCTCGTAGCGCAGGCCAACCGGCTGCTCGTGCGCAACCTGGTGATTGCCGCCGGCTTTCTGGTGGCCGGCGTGCTCGGCTCGCTGATGCTGTCACGGGTGGTCAGCCAGAAGCTCTACCGGCTCGCCGACGAGGCCCGCCGGATCGGCGACCTGAACTTTGCCGGCAAGGGCGTGGCGCATTCCTGGATCACCGAGATCAATACGCTCGGCGGCGCGCTAGCCGCCAGCCGCCGCGCCATCGTGCAGTTCGCACTCTATGTGCCGCGCGAGGTGGTACGGCGCATCATCGATCCTGAGGGCGGGGCCGTGGTCAAGGGCAGGCGGCAGGAGGTGACGGCCCTTTTCACCGACATCCGCGACTTCACCACCATATCGGAACAGCATTCTCCCGAGGACGTGGTCAATATTCTCTCGGCCTATTTCGAGCTTTTGAATGCGATTGCCGAAGAGCACGGTGGCACCGTGGTGCAGTATCTCGGCGATTCCATCTTCGTCGTCTGGAATGCGCCGGTCGAGGATTTAAGGCACGTCGAAAACGGCTGTCATTGCGCACTGGCAATGAAGGCGGGTGTGGACCGCCTGAACGCCAGCAATCGCGAGGCAGGCCGGCCGGAGCTTTTTACCCGCTTCGGGCTGCACACGGGACCTGCCGTCGTCGGCAGCATCGGCGCGGTCTCGCGCCAGCAATATACGGCGATGGGCGACACCATCAACGTTGCCTCGAGGCTCGAAGGGCTGAACAAGGAATACAACACTTCGATCCTCGTCAGCGGCGACGTCCATCAGGCGGTCGCCGACCGTTTCGATTTCCGCGCGATCGGGCTGGTGCAGGTGAAGGGGCGCGCAGCAAAGATCGACCTTTGGGAGTTGGTTCGGGAAAGGGCGGGATAG
- a CDS encoding deaminase: MTTETDTYQLLDALLGTMEHGIIPATEKGVAAGNKIFGAALMRKSDLSTVLVETNNETENPLWHGEVHTLKRFYEITGTERPDSRDLIFLSTHEPCSMCLSAITWAGFDNFFYFFSHEDSRDSFSIPHDLKILKEVFTLEPGGYNRTNAFWKGQSIHALIDGLPEGQRKELKARADAIRAKYDELSSAYQDSKDGNAIPLN, from the coding sequence ATGACAACAGAGACCGACACTTATCAACTCCTCGATGCGCTGCTCGGCACCATGGAGCACGGCATCATTCCGGCGACGGAAAAGGGCGTTGCCGCCGGCAACAAGATCTTCGGCGCCGCGCTGATGCGCAAATCCGATCTTTCGACCGTTCTCGTCGAAACCAACAACGAAACGGAAAATCCGCTCTGGCACGGCGAAGTGCACACGCTGAAGCGCTTCTACGAGATTACGGGAACCGAGCGGCCGGATAGCCGTGATCTCATCTTCCTCTCCACGCATGAGCCGTGCTCGATGTGCCTGTCGGCGATCACCTGGGCGGGCTTCGATAATTTCTTCTACTTCTTCAGCCACGAGGATTCCCGTGACTCGTTCTCCATCCCGCATGACCTGAAGATCCTCAAGGAGGTCTTCACGCTGGAGCCGGGCGGCTACAACCGCACCAACGCCTTCTGGAAGGGCCAGTCGATCCATGCGCTGATCGACGGTCTGCCCGAGGGACAGCGCAAGGAACTGAAGGCGCGTGCCGATGCCATCCGGGCGAAATACGACGAACTCTCCTCCGCCTACCAGGACAGCAAGGACGGTAACGCCATTCCGCTGAACTGA
- a CDS encoding nucleobase:cation symporter-2 family protein codes for MEEIPLASISEDTTHTQNSAQNPVQNPEDERLSIGANLAYGLQHVLTMYGGIVAVPLILGQAAGLNSSDVGLLVTASLFAGGLATILQTIGVPFFGSRLPLVQGVSFSGVATMIAISGNGGIPAILGAVIAASLIGLLITPIFSRITRFFPPLVTGIVITTIGLTLMPVAAFWAMGGNKASPDFGSTANIQLAAVTLIIVLLLSKLGSASISRLSILLSIVIGTGIAYVAGMTDFSQVANGPVFALPKIFHFGYPTFELAAIISMLIVIMVTLVETSADILAVGEIVETKVDSRRLGDGLRADMLSSILAPIVGSFTQSAFAQNVGLVAVTGVKSRYVVATGGLFLVTLGLLPIMGRVVASVPTSVLGGAGLVLFGTVAASGIRTLSKVEYNNNMNLVIVATSIGFGMIPIAAPGFYEHFPAWVATIFHSGISSAAVMAILLNLLFNHFTAGNSDQQSVFVAATERTIRYQDIARLHDGDYFLNGKLYDAKGTEVPLIAAEAH; via the coding sequence ATGGAGGAGATACCCTTGGCAAGCATTTCAGAGGACACTACGCATACCCAGAATTCAGCTCAGAATCCGGTCCAGAATCCCGAAGACGAACGGCTGAGCATCGGGGCGAACCTCGCCTATGGCCTGCAGCACGTCCTGACCATGTATGGCGGCATCGTCGCCGTTCCCCTGATCCTCGGCCAGGCGGCGGGCTTGAATTCCAGCGATGTCGGCCTGCTCGTCACGGCATCGCTTTTTGCCGGTGGCCTCGCCACCATCCTGCAGACGATCGGTGTGCCTTTCTTCGGCAGCCGCCTGCCGCTGGTGCAGGGTGTTTCATTCTCGGGTGTCGCGACGATGATCGCGATCTCAGGCAATGGCGGCATTCCGGCGATCCTTGGCGCTGTCATCGCCGCATCGCTGATCGGCCTTCTGATCACGCCGATCTTTTCGCGCATCACCCGCTTCTTCCCGCCGCTCGTGACCGGCATCGTGATTACCACCATCGGCCTCACGCTGATGCCGGTGGCGGCATTCTGGGCCATGGGCGGCAACAAGGCATCGCCGGACTTCGGCAGCACCGCCAACATCCAGCTCGCGGCGGTCACGCTGATCATCGTGTTGCTGCTCAGCAAGCTCGGAAGTGCTTCGATCTCGCGGCTCTCGATCCTGCTTTCGATCGTGATCGGCACCGGCATTGCCTATGTCGCCGGCATGACCGATTTCTCGCAGGTCGCCAACGGCCCGGTCTTCGCGCTGCCGAAGATTTTCCACTTCGGTTACCCGACCTTCGAGCTTGCCGCCATCATCTCGATGCTGATCGTCATCATGGTGACGCTGGTCGAAACCTCGGCCGACATTCTCGCCGTCGGTGAGATCGTCGAGACCAAGGTGGACTCGCGCCGGCTCGGCGACGGGCTTCGCGCCGACATGCTGTCGAGCATTCTCGCGCCGATCGTCGGCTCGTTCACCCAGAGCGCATTCGCCCAGAACGTGGGTCTCGTGGCGGTGACGGGCGTGAAGAGCCGCTATGTGGTGGCAACCGGCGGCCTGTTCCTGGTGACGCTCGGGCTTCTGCCGATCATGGGGCGCGTCGTTGCTTCCGTCCCGACCTCGGTTCTCGGCGGCGCCGGCCTCGTGCTCTTCGGCACGGTGGCAGCCAGCGGCATCCGTACGCTGTCCAAGGTCGAGTACAACAACAACATGAACCTGGTGATCGTCGCCACCTCGATCGGCTTCGGCATGATCCCGATTGCAGCTCCCGGCTTCTACGAGCACTTCCCGGCCTGGGTCGCAACGATCTTCCATTCGGGCATCTCGTCGGCCGCCGTCATGGCGATCCTGCTCAATCTTCTGTTCAACCACTTCACGGCAGGCAATTCCGACCAGCAGTCGGTGTTCGTGGCTGCAACGGAACGCACGATCCGCTATCAGGACATCGCTCGGCTTCACGACGGCGACTATTTCCTCAATGGCAAGCTCTACGATGCCAAGGGCACCGAGGTGCCGTTGATTGCGGCGGAGGCGCACTAG
- a CDS encoding glutathione S-transferase family protein has translation MKLYFSRNPNPRLAVAVARYLKAEVVFEYASPQSFGEAERFRPLNPNLLLPILERPGRSLWEADAIACFLSRRAGDNFWRTDDDEPEMIRWISWGKENFVRACDTVHWERGTKLRYGIGPCEEEMVEEGLTAFRKAAKILEAELSGRAWLVGDAVSFADFRMATFLPYNDAARLPIEDYPSLKRWAEQLEEIEAWRDPFRGLTAPELPPIPG, from the coding sequence ATGAAGCTCTATTTCAGCCGCAATCCCAATCCTCGCCTGGCGGTGGCCGTCGCCAGATACCTGAAGGCCGAGGTTGTCTTCGAATATGCGTCGCCGCAGTCTTTTGGTGAGGCGGAGCGCTTTCGTCCGCTGAACCCGAACCTGCTCCTGCCGATCCTGGAGCGCCCCGGCCGCTCGCTTTGGGAGGCCGACGCGATCGCCTGCTTCCTCTCTCGCCGTGCCGGCGACAATTTCTGGCGCACGGATGACGACGAGCCCGAAATGATCCGCTGGATCAGCTGGGGCAAGGAGAATTTCGTCAGGGCCTGCGACACGGTGCACTGGGAGCGGGGCACGAAGCTTCGCTACGGCATCGGGCCGTGCGAGGAGGAGATGGTGGAGGAGGGCCTGACGGCATTTCGCAAGGCTGCCAAAATCCTTGAAGCGGAACTTTCGGGTCGCGCCTGGCTGGTGGGTGACGCGGTCTCCTTTGCCGATTTTCGCATGGCGACTTTCCTGCCCTACAATGACGCCGCACGGCTGCCGATCGAGGACTATCCGTCGCTGAAACGCTGGGCGGAGCAGCTTGAGGAGATCGAAGCCTGGCGTGATCCCTTTCGCGGGCTCACCGCCCCGGAGTTGCCGCCGATTCCTGGCTGA
- a CDS encoding alpha/beta hydrolase codes for MNFYPFNDIETISPRPMLFISGDQAHSREFSEDAYRRAAEPKELVWVKGAGHVDLHDRVDLTPFERLKGFLDQHLAV; via the coding sequence ATGAACTTCTACCCGTTCAACGACATCGAGACGATCTCTCCGCGGCCGATGCTGTTCATATCCGGTGATCAGGCGCATTCCCGCGAGTTCAGCGAGGACGCCTACAGGCGGGCGGCAGAGCCCAAGGAACTGGTCTGGGTGAAGGGCGCCGGTCACGTGGATCTCCACGATCGCGTAGACCTCACCCCGTTCGAAAGGCTGAAAGGCTTTTTAGATCAGCACCTTGCGGTTTGA